From Aristaeella lactis, the proteins below share one genomic window:
- a CDS encoding phage portal protein — MGMLEMIFGKREQPAKLKNAQIFRMLEGYTPAWTTWRGSIYESELIRAALDAWGRHTAKLKPNIKGSALPELQNRLKVRPNRFQEWSKFLYQYATVLGARNTSFLVKTRAEDGTPTGVINIVPESWELIEYEGEPWIRFIMPNNKRRAERLAEVGISTRFQYRNELFGENNEAMKPVLDLISMQRQGITEGIKNGNSYRFYAKSDNWASDEDIGEEMERYNKFTFGNKKAAGGVLLFPNTYDDIHEMKASGFTIDKEQQAHIEKNVYDYFGVNENIIQNKAIGDEWLAFYEGLIEWIAIQLSETMSGMFYTDRERMGYGNEIFFTSNRLQYMSNKDKLEAIKTNADRGLMTRNELREIENLAPLQEPYGSQIPARGEYYNVNEPDGGEE, encoded by the coding sequence ATGGGAATGCTTGAGATGATCTTCGGCAAGCGGGAGCAGCCCGCAAAGCTGAAGAACGCACAGATCTTCCGGATGCTGGAAGGATATACGCCTGCATGGACAACATGGCGCGGATCAATTTATGAGAGTGAGCTGATCAGGGCGGCCCTGGACGCATGGGGACGGCACACGGCGAAGCTGAAACCGAACATCAAGGGATCAGCGCTGCCGGAGCTTCAGAACAGACTGAAGGTGAGGCCGAACCGCTTTCAGGAATGGAGCAAATTCCTTTATCAGTACGCCACAGTGCTGGGCGCGAGGAATACATCTTTCCTGGTGAAGACCAGGGCGGAGGACGGAACGCCGACAGGCGTTATCAACATCGTGCCGGAGAGCTGGGAACTGATCGAGTATGAGGGAGAACCGTGGATCAGATTCATCATGCCGAATAACAAGCGGCGGGCTGAACGGCTGGCGGAGGTTGGCATTTCGACACGGTTCCAGTACAGGAATGAGCTTTTCGGGGAAAACAACGAAGCCATGAAGCCGGTGCTGGATCTGATCAGTATGCAGCGCCAGGGCATCACGGAGGGTATCAAAAACGGCAACAGCTACCGGTTCTACGCGAAGAGCGACAACTGGGCCAGTGATGAAGACATTGGCGAGGAAATGGAGCGGTATAACAAATTCACCTTCGGCAACAAAAAAGCAGCCGGGGGTGTTTTGCTGTTCCCGAATACCTATGACGATATCCACGAGATGAAGGCCAGCGGGTTCACGATTGACAAAGAACAGCAGGCTCACATTGAAAAGAACGTGTATGACTATTTCGGCGTGAACGAAAACATCATCCAGAACAAGGCCATCGGTGATGAATGGCTGGCGTTCTATGAGGGCCTGATCGAATGGATCGCCATACAGCTCAGTGAAACCATGAGCGGAATGTTCTACACAGACCGGGAGCGCATGGGATACGGAAATGAGATCTTCTTTACCAGCAACCGGCTCCAGTACATGAGCAACAAGGACAAGCTGGAAGCCATCAAGACAAACGCAGACAGGGGACTGATGACGAGAAACGAACTGCGGGAGATCGAGAACCTGGCACCGCTGCAGGAGCCGTATGGCAGCCAGATCCCGGCGCGGGGTGAATATTACAACGTGAACGAGCCGGACGGTGGTGAAGAATGA
- a CDS encoding HK97 family phage prohead protease — translation MPVKLNEREYRDISMEDIELRKQDDGQYIVEGYATKWNEYQLWDDGEYRMFERFNEHSFDSTDFSDDIFLLNHEGRVFARTSNNTLVVAPDEIGLKVRAYLGGTEEGRKIFEEIQGGYLTKMSHGFRSNRKTEKRTVVENTAEGRIDVHREIMEVAKHFDVSVVSQPANDATSISARNLSEGVIAEVKEERLAIEAQRRKKEQIAIMAEMI, via the coding sequence ATGCCGGTGAAACTGAATGAGCGGGAATACAGAGACATCAGCATGGAAGACATTGAACTGCGAAAGCAGGACGATGGCCAGTATATTGTCGAGGGATATGCGACAAAGTGGAATGAATACCAGCTCTGGGATGATGGTGAATACCGTATGTTTGAGCGGTTCAACGAGCATTCATTCGACAGCACGGATTTCTCTGACGATATTTTCCTGCTAAACCATGAGGGCCGCGTATTCGCAAGGACAAGCAACAATACGCTGGTTGTAGCTCCTGATGAAATCGGCCTGAAGGTGCGGGCATACCTGGGAGGAACGGAAGAAGGGCGAAAGATCTTTGAAGAGATCCAGGGAGGATATTTGACAAAGATGAGCCACGGATTCCGATCCAACAGGAAGACAGAAAAGCGGACGGTTGTGGAAAACACAGCCGAAGGCAGGATTGACGTCCATCGTGAAATCATGGAGGTCGCAAAACATTTTGATGTTTCCGTTGTATCGCAGCCAGCAAACGATGCAACGAGCATATCCGCAAGGAATCTCAGCGAGGGAGTAATCGCGGAGGTTAAGGAGGAGCGCCTTGCCATTGAGGCCCAGCGGCGGAAAAAAGAACAGATTGCCATTATGGCGGAAATGATTTAA